Within Fusibacter sp. A1, the genomic segment ATGAATGCTTCATCTTTTGATAGAGTCTCAAGTTTTCCCGTTAAATCGATCGTATTACCATAACGGGCTGCAAACTCTTCCATAGACATTTGCTTGTCGTTACCCATTGCACTTACAAATGACATATTGAATATCATCATAATGGCTAATGTCACTACTAAAACTTTTTTACTCATTTTAAACATTCGTTCCCCCTAAAGTTTCTTTACATCCCAACTAGTGAAACCCCATATTTCACTTACAAGCTAGATGCATTCCTATTCTATCCATTAATTACCGTATTGTAAATATTATATATAGAAAATTCAGAAAATTAAGGTTTAGTTAAGGTTCCTCTAATATTGTGTATTTGCAATGGTTACAACCTAAAAATCAACTTAAATATTTTTTATACCCCATTATTTATTGGATTAAAACGGCTAAAATTATTATATTAGTAATTTCCAATTCCCATGGAGTTGTGGATTAGAAGTACCCCTCTAACCTGTTGCTGATTTTTGTCAGTTTTCAGTACTTGGATAATATCATTCTGATAAGTTAAAGTGGTTAAAAAAAATCTTGGTGACAGTCACTCAAATCAAGACTGACTTAACACCCTAATTAAATATAGTGGTTTGATAAAATTATAATGTACTAAAACCGGTCTCCACCTCAGTGACTGTCACCAAGGTGTGGTGTACACGCTTGTGTGTTGAAGCACATATAGCGATAATGCAAATTGCTGCATATTGCTTCCAAAAGATGAAACCGCTTGACCTGAAATAGGTTTAGAAAAATTCCTATCTTCAAGTAGTTTAAAGTTCATTTGCTCGTCCGATATTTTTAGAATAAATCATTGACTGAAATGAAAGTTCATCTTGATTCGTATGTCTAGAAAAATCATAATTGAATTACACTGACTGGGTATAAGTTAATTGTGTTGTTAAACCAGCTTTAATAAAATGGATGTTAAAGGAGTGATTTAGTGAGTAAGTATGAATCACCTGATTATAAGGTTATTTTAAATGATGACCCCTTTGAAATTAGAGAGTACATCGATTTTTTTATCATCGAATATGATGATAACAATGACCCCGAAATTGAGAGTGGTTTTGGTTCTTTGTTTAGCTATATTTCGAGTGATAATAAGGAAAAAGAAAAAATCTCAATGACTGTACCAGTAATTGAAGAAATATCTCAAGGTAAAAAGAAAATGGCTTTTGTCGTTCCAAGTAAATTCGGAGACAAGATACCAGAACCAAATAATGCAAATTTATCTGTGAGGAAGTTCAATAAAGGATTATTTGGTGTAATAAAGTATTCAGGTTTTTCGAATACAAAAAAAGAAATAAAAATGCAAAAGAAACTCAGTGAATGGATCAAAGAAAATGGTTATACAACCCAGTCAAATTATATGCTTGCCTTTTACAATGCACCATTTACACCTCCGATGCTTAGAAGAAATGAAGTATGGGTTCGTATTATAAAAGAATGAGTTCTATTTAATGCGAATATAGACACTGATGGGAATGTTGGACAGGATGTAGTCGAAATTAATTATCAAAAGCCATATATCTGCCACCCTTGCCTCAACTTAATTTTGACGATTTGAGATGGTTTGGGGGCGAATAGAGGTATGATTGTATGCTTTGCGGATTAGTGAGGTTTTTGAGGAAGGATAGGTTGTTGAAAGAGTTAGATACTTAGGTTTAAGGCCTCCGGCGGCGCCTCTTCGGAATAACAAAATACGTTATCCTGTCCGGTGGGGGTCCCGTGAACATAGTACGTTCGCTCATGCTGAATAATTCCGCGAACACTGATTTAAGAGATTTAAGTTGCTAAACGTTGTTTACAATACAAACCAACAGGCGCGGGGCATCTATGAATAAACTACATTCATAGCATCCGCACCAAAAAAAAGAAATGACTGATCGTTAGATCAGTCATTTCTTTTTTTTGGTGCGGATGGAGGGATTTGAACCCTCACGCCCATACAGGCACTACCCCCTCAAGGTAGCGTGTCTGCCGTTCCACCACATCCGCGTCACAATGATTAGTATATAATCATCGGGCTTTGCTGTCAATAGTTTTTTATTTTTTGGTTTGTAATGCGCTAATGTCTTTGTATTCTAATTTTTCTGAATACAGATAACTGTACCAGTGTTCGAATTTTTGGACCTTTTGAATGTAGTTTTCTGTTTCTGCGAACGGGATGTTGCTTAGGGTTTGGCCGTCGTTGGAGCAGGTTTTGTCGGATAGCCATTTTTTGACGTTGCCTGTGCCTGCGTTGTAGCCGCTGAGGACTTTTACCATATCGCCGTCGTATAGCCTTATGAGGTAGGACAGGTACCAGCTACCCAGGTTGATGTTGGTTTTTGGGTCTAGGATATTTATTGTTTCTGGGTCGATTCCATTTTGTACGGCGGCCCATTTTGCGGTGGCTTCTGTGAGCTGCATGAGTCCTTGGGCGCCTTTTGAGGAGACGACTTCTTCTCTGAAGCGGCTTTCTGTTCTGATTACTGCTGCGATTAGCACTGGGTCTACTTTGTGGTAGCTTGCGGATTCTTTGATGAATGCTTCGTAGCCGATGGGGTAGTAGGATCTGATACCTAGGTAGCCTGCGCTTGTGAGTGCGAAGAGAAGCATGCATAGTATGAGCGTTCTGAATTTTGTCCGTGGTGTCACATGCGCCTCCTGGAGCTTTATTTAAGTGATGGTGATAACGAGTTCATCGAGTTGGTGGTAGAGGTCTGCGAGTCCTCTGTTGTTGTCGATGTAGACTCTTGCGAGTTTCTTTTTTTCTTCTAGGGTCAGCTGTGTGACAATCATCTTTTGGGCGTCTTCTTCGCTTAGGTTGTTTCTTGAGATCAGGCGGTCGAGTTGTACCCGCTTATCCACAACCATGAGCCAAACATCGTCTACCATCTCGTGCAGTCCGGTTTCGATTAAAAGCGCGGCGTCGATGATGACGGCTTTGCAGCTGCGGTCGTCTTCGAAATGCACGATGCGCTGGGTGATAGCGCTGCGAATGCTGGGGTGTACGATTTGGTTCAGCTCTTTTAGTTTTACCGGGTCAGAAAACACGATCTGACCCAGTTTTTTTCGGTTGAGTTCGCCTGTGGGTAAGAGGATGTCTTCTGAGAAACTATCCACAATCTTCTTTAGGGCAGGCTTTCCAGGTTGTACGACTTCTCTTGCAATCAGGTCGGCGTCGATGATAGGTATGCCGCAGTGTTCGAGATACC encodes:
- a CDS encoding heme-binding protein, which codes for MSKYESPDYKVILNDDPFEIREYIDFFIIEYDDNNDPEIESGFGSLFSYISSDNKEKEKISMTVPVIEEISQGKKKMAFVVPSKFGDKIPEPNNANLSVRKFNKGLFGVIKYSGFSNTKKEIKMQKKLSEWIKENGYTTQSNYMLAFYNAPFTPPMLRRNEVWVRIIKE
- the coaE gene encoding dephospho-CoA kinase (Dephospho-CoA kinase (CoaE) performs the final step in coenzyme A biosynthesis.), translated to MKIIGLTGGIASGKSTASRYLEHCGIPIIDADLIAREVVQPGKPALKKIVDSFSEDILLPTGELNRKKLGQIVFSDPVKLKELNQIVHPSIRSAITQRIVHFEDDRSCKAVIIDAALLIETGLHEMVDDVWLMVVDKRVQLDRLISRNNLSEEDAQKMIVTQLTLEEKKKLARVYIDNNRGLADLYHQLDELVITIT
- a CDS encoding lytic transglycosylase domain-containing protein encodes the protein MTPRTKFRTLILCMLLFALTSAGYLGIRSYYPIGYEAFIKESASYHKVDPVLIAAVIRTESRFREEVVSSKGAQGLMQLTEATAKWAAVQNGIDPETINILDPKTNINLGSWYLSYLIRLYDGDMVKVLSGYNAGTGNVKKWLSDKTCSNDGQTLSNIPFAETENYIQKVQKFEHWYSYLYSEKLEYKDISALQTKK